The genomic interval CATAAAAATGGATCATGGAAGTGACATCAGATAAGTAAAAACATGgaaaaatctggtaaaatagcgctgtaaaatgtactgtccaaaaatttagagttaaaaatTATTGACGAAAGTCaagaaaaacaagatgtgtttgtgaaacacaatgtccccctatatgatgtttgacattgtaggatgaccttgaccttgtgaaagatgaccttgaccttgacctttcaccactcaaaatgtgcagctccataagatacacatgcatgccaaatatcaagttgctatcttcaatattgcaaaagtattaataaaataagcgatttgggccacatatatttgacctctgaccttgaaggatgaccttgacctttcaccactcaaaatgagcagctccatgagatgcacatgcatgccaaatatcaagttgctatcttcaatattgcaaaagtattcgtaaaatgagcgattttggccacatataattgacctctgaccttgaaggatgaccttgaccttgacctttcaccactcaaaatgtgcagctccatgagatacacatgcatgccaaatatcaagttgctatcttcaatattgcaaaattattcataaaatgagcgattttggccacatatatttgacctctgaccttgaaggatgaccttgaccttgacctttcaccactcaaaatgtgcagcttcatgagatacacatgcatgccaaatacgaagttgctatcttcaatatagcaaaagttattgcaaaatgttaaagttggcgcaaacagacagaccaacagaccaacagacagaccaacagaccaacagacagaccaacagacagggcaaaaacaatatgtcccccactactatagtgggggacataaaaatgattttGGCGAAAAAAGGGGTGTCAAAAAATTTAATTATGGTAATAATATGATTTATTATACCCATAATATGCAAAGGCCTATTAAAAGATGAAACTAAAATGCAGGTCATAGTATATATATTATTGTGATTTCATTTATGCtataaatcacttttaaatcatcTTTTATACATGTAGCAAGGAAGAACAGAAATATAACACATCTACAATcttcatttcagaaaatgtgttcatgtatcTGAAATAAAGGATGTAGTAGCAACACAGCCAATAAATGTCCAACAACTGTTATGCAACATCCAAATGCTTTTGGAACAGCTGCGAAGTGTGCACCAAAATATCAATTGCAGCATTCAGAATATTCAAGATTCTTATAATGAACAGgctaacaaaataaaaacagtacGCCAAAAAATCAACTGTGCTTTGGATAAGCTTGAGGCAGCCTCTATGAAAGAGCTGAATGATCAAATGGCCAGTTTGAAGGCTGCAAGCTATAATATTGATGACAAATGCACCCATCTTCAGTCTGAGCTGATTATTATTCGGGACATGATACAAGATGTTGGTGATGGGGATGAACGCAAGGAACTAGCTTTTATTGCATGCCAAAAAGGGCTTGAGAAGATTGAACAATCAGAATTGTACCTCACATATAATTCTGTGAAGACTGAAAGTTACTTTAAATTTGACTTAAATACCGAGATTGAGCAGTATTTAAGTGAACTGTCAAGTCTAGGGAGAGTTGAGACTAAGCAGACAAATTCAACACAAAGTACGGCAAACCAGGTTATTACAAAGACTGAGATTACCCAAGTAAGGGTGCTTACAACAACTGATAGCAGTCAGTCATATGATATAAGAGGAGTGTGCAGTCTTCCTAATGGTCAGATCATAGTTTCTGACTATGAAAACAAAAGGATAGTACTGTTAGACCAGCAATATGAGATGTTCAATCACTATGATCTTGCTGCTTTTCCAAAGGATATGTGTTTTATTACTCCACATATTTTCGCTGTTGCTGTGGATTGTGATAACCTACACAAGGTGCTGTTCCTTTCTGTAACCAACAGAAAGCTTGACCAAGTCAGTCAAATCGAGCTACAACACAGTAGTACCGGTCTGGCCCACTACCTTGGCAACCTGTTTGTTGCTTCTGGTACTGCACTTTACCAATACACTCTGACTGGGACACAAATCAAAGAGCTGTATGTCAACCATTCCAACACCCACACTGGTAAATATATTTTCTGCTTTTAACAACAAATAcgtataaaacaattataactatctTGGAAACCTACTTGACAAAATCAgtcacatattatttttttttaaagcctgtgtacacatacacacaaataaacaCTGTTTAGTTTTAAAGCATAAATGAGGCCTTTTGTTCCATACAGTGTACAAGTGCGCTCTAAGCCCAAGTGGAGACAAGATCTATGTGACCGATTTATCCAACCACACCATTCTAACCCTAGACAGGGATGGGAAACTACTGCGCTCATTCTCTCACCCTGAACTACAAGGCCCATCCGGTATTCATGTGACAAATGTAGGACAACTGTTTGCTTGCGGATGGGGATCAAACATTGTCATACAGCTGGACACTGAGGGCAAGAAAATGCTTGATATCCTCGCAACACCCAGTGATGGAGTCAGGTTCCCGTTTTCACTAAACTATAATTGTGAAACTGATACCATTCATGTGGTTCAAAGAGGAAATAAGAACATGCTTGTGATCAAATTAACATGTAAATAATACCAATGGTCCAAGAAAAACAAGCTTTTATCGTatagttttataattttgttaaatgtttctgCTTTAAACACTTCTATTTCCTTTGTGATCCCACTGTAAAGTGGTAACAATGATCAAATAGTCAACAATTTTCACCTGCAATTTGAACCCATACAGAATTGTTAGGTATATGATTTGTACATGCAATGTGAACCCATATGGAATTGTTAATTATATGCTGTGCACATGCAAATATGAACCCATATTTACATTTATGTGAACCAATATAGAATTGTTACATAATTACATGATGTTTAGATGTTATGTGAACCCATGTAGAATTgtacataattataaattatgCTGTGTACATGCAATTTGAACCCATATAGCATTGTTACATAATTTTATGCTGTACATGCAATGTGAACCCTCATAAAATTGTAACATATAATATGCTGTGTTCTTGTAATGTGAACCCATACATATTTGTTCCATAAAGACATTGTGAACCTTTATAGAACACCGTAGTTTTTACccatttaaaatgattattttagcCTTAATATAGGCTTTATAAATGCAATAGAAACCTATGACTTGTCTTTTGTAGGATTCACGGTGAAATTTAACCCacatataattaataatttaaaggTTTGTACATGCAATGTTTAACTAAAAAGTATATAAAGTGCTTCTAAAAGCTTAAATAACCATAGACTTGTTTTGTGTATGCCCTGTACAAAAAATCTCCACTCAAAggtaaaatatacattaaatggcTGACAGTCTTGCTAGCTGTTAAACATGACCATTATTCTAAAATCAATACATTTCATCATTAACACAATTTTCATAATTGTGTTATATGCAAtcttttcaatcctttattttgaaattattatggTCAAATATAAACTAATCAAATCTTTCCGTGAAATTTGTTTAATGAAAGCTAATTTGGTGAAGACTTCCTGAGATTTTAAATCTCTTTTGCATCACAATGCCAAATTGTTCAGTCAAATGATGACATAGAACGGA from Dreissena polymorpha isolate Duluth1 chromosome 1, UMN_Dpol_1.0, whole genome shotgun sequence carries:
- the LOC127854942 gene encoding uncharacterized protein LOC127854942, giving the protein MDTRSTSSLYEGSDIILEYCCSTCEEGGKKIEAECYCAKCDKLYCDKCIPLHKQLFTAHEVHGKGELSVWPLGQKARSILEKCKRHKDEKVNFFCANHNQLCCSTCLVSHRKCVHVSEIKDVVATQPINVQQLLCNIQMLLEQLRSVHQNINCSIQNIQDSYNEQANKIKTVRQKINCALDKLEAASMKELNDQMASLKAASYNIDDKCTHLQSELIIIRDMIQDVGDGDERKELAFIACQKGLEKIEQSELYLTYNSVKTESYFKFDLNTEIEQYLSELSSLGRVETKQTNSTQSTANQVITKTEITQVRVLTTTDSSQSYDIRGVCSLPNGQIIVSDYENKRIVLLDQQYEMFNHYDLAAFPKDMCFITPHIFAVAVDCDNLHKVLFLSVTNRKLDQVSQIELQHSSTGLAHYLGNLFVASGTALYQYTLTGTQIKELYVNHSNTHTVYKCALSPSGDKIYVTDLSNHTILTLDRDGKLLRSFSHPELQGPSGIHVTNVGQLFACGWGSNIVIQLDTEGKKMLDILATPSDGVRFPFSLNYNCETDTIHVVQRGNKNMLVIKLTCK